One Devosia lacusdianchii genomic window carries:
- a CDS encoding universal stress protein: MYATEYKRKFLVVIDETPECERALTFAAYRVKRTGGTVVLMSVVPKPEFIGLGVEDVLRAEAVEEAERNLDARLARLRDIGDVKVESVIREGEAAEEIERVIDQDRDIAILALAASTSNEGPGPLVMHFANRANALPIPLTIVPGRMSDDEIIAIC; encoded by the coding sequence CCGAATACAAGCGCAAATTCCTCGTCGTCATCGATGAAACGCCCGAATGCGAGCGGGCGCTCACCTTTGCCGCCTACCGCGTCAAGCGCACCGGCGGCACGGTGGTGCTGATGAGCGTCGTGCCCAAGCCCGAATTCATCGGCCTGGGCGTCGAGGATGTGTTGCGCGCCGAAGCGGTCGAAGAGGCCGAGCGCAATCTCGACGCACGGCTGGCCCGTCTGCGCGACATCGGCGATGTGAAGGTGGAATCGGTCATTCGCGAAGGCGAGGCCGCCGAGGAGATCGAGCGCGTCATCGATCAGGACCGCGACATCGCCATCCTGGCGCTGGCCGCCTCCACATCCAATGAAGGCCCCGGCCCGCTGGTCATGCATTTCGCCAACCGCGCCAATGCTTTGCCGATCCCACTGACCATCGTCCCCGGACGCATGAGCGACGACGAAATTATCGCGATCTGCTAG
- a CDS encoding DUF3817 domain-containing protein, which translates to MIRTFRYIGLLEGITTLALFLVAMPAKYWFGFPQLVPPVGLIHGVAFILYLLAMVICLWGRGFSGWEWARTTLAAFFPFGTFINDGLLKRKQVGA; encoded by the coding sequence ATGATCCGCACATTCAGATATATCGGGCTGCTCGAGGGCATTACAACCCTGGCGCTGTTCCTCGTCGCCATGCCGGCCAAATACTGGTTCGGCTTTCCGCAGCTGGTGCCGCCGGTGGGCCTGATCCACGGCGTGGCCTTCATCCTCTACCTGCTGGCCATGGTGATCTGCCTCTGGGGGCGGGGGTTCAGCGGCTGGGAATGGGCACGGACCACGCTGGCGGCGTTCTTTCCGTTTGGGACGTTCATCAATGATGGCTTGTTGAAGAGGAAGCAGGTGGGGGCCTGA
- a CDS encoding NifU family protein, with product MFIQTEATPNPATLKFLPGRDVLVGEPRDFRSVEASVASPLAQGLFAISGVTGVFLGSDFISVTKDDTNWAHIKPAILGVIMDHFLSGKPVIVEGGADVANFDEVEEFFEAEDSETVEVIKELLATRVRPAVAMDGGDITFKGFKEGTVFLHMQGACSGCPSSTATLKSGIENLLRHFVPGVESVQQV from the coding sequence ATGTTCATCCAGACCGAAGCCACGCCCAATCCCGCGACCCTCAAGTTTCTGCCCGGGCGCGATGTGCTGGTTGGCGAGCCGCGCGATTTCCGCAGCGTCGAAGCCTCGGTCGCCTCGCCTCTGGCCCAGGGCCTGTTCGCCATTTCGGGCGTGACCGGCGTGTTCCTGGGTTCCGATTTCATCTCGGTAACCAAGGACGACACCAATTGGGCCCACATCAAGCCGGCCATTCTCGGCGTCATCATGGACCACTTCCTGTCCGGCAAGCCTGTTATCGTCGAGGGCGGCGCTGACGTTGCCAATTTCGACGAGGTCGAAGAGTTCTTTGAAGCCGAAGACAGCGAAACCGTCGAAGTGATCAAGGAATTGCTGGCCACCCGCGTGCGCCCGGCCGTCGCCATGGATGGCGGCGACATCACCTTCAAGGGCTTCAAGGAGGGCACTGTCTTCCTGCACATGCAGGGCGCCTGTTCCGGTTGCCCATCCTCGACCGCCACGCTCAAGAGCGGCATCGAAAACCTGCTTCGCCACTTCGTCCCCGGCGTCGAGTCGGTGCAGCAGGTCTAA